The sequence ttaagtcaactccaactcatgggtatgtcagagtagagctgtgctccatagggttttcaacggttcgtttttcagaagtagatttccaggcctttctcctgagatgcctctgggtggattcaaacctctacccttttggttagtagctgagcacattaactccTGGGTGTGCATAACCCatggccgtcaagttgatttcaactcatggtgatcctatggcGGCAGGAGATGTAACACCTAGGTCCAGGAGCAGCACAGTGCCCATGGGGCTGGAGAGGCTCAGGAGAGGAAGGAGcgggagaggaggggaggtgcTTCAGGCTCTGAAGTGGTAGCTAAGGCATTTAGGTTTTGTCTTGAAGGCCTTGGGGAGCCACAGAAACTTCCTGAGCAGGGGAGTAACATGGTCAGCACATGTAGGATGTAGAATGGactggagagggagagagaggccaGGAGACCAAGGAGGACGCAGCTGCAGCTCACTTCTGGCCTCCAATTGGCTGTGGGAGGACAGGGATGGAGGACACATGCCAGGCAAAGCTGGCTCAGCCACCAGAGATGCCCGGGCGGATAGCCAGGCTGCCCGTTCCACGTTACCTTGGCAGGGTTGCCAGAGCGGTGAATCAGGCCAGGGTGGGATGAGGCCCAGGGAGGAGAGAGGTGGTTTTGGGGGGCTGGGGGTGATCTGACTTGGCACCGAGAGGCTGAGGCTGGAGGAGCAGGGGCAGAAAGGCTGAGGGAGCAGGGCACGGAGGGTGGGGGAGCAGGGGCAGGGAGGCTGGGGGCACAGGAGCACAGAAGCTGGGGGAGCAGGGGCAGAGAGGTGGGGAGCAGTGGCAGGGAGGTGGGGAGCAGTGGCAGGGAGGCAAGGAGTGGAGGGCCTGGCTGTAGCAGAGCTGCTGTGGGAGCTGGCACAGCGCAGAGGATACTGCAGGCCCGGGAAACAGAGGACCACCCTTCAGGCCTTTCTGTAAGGCTTTGCTGTGAGAGCTGGGGAAATACCTGGCCCTCTCTGGGCCTGTGTTTCCTCCTCTCATCCCTTCCCTTGCGCATTTCACAGCTGGAGGCAATGGTTTGGAAGGAGGCCTTGGGAAGCCCTAGCACCCAGGCTGGGGAGGAGGAGGGTGCACTCACCCAAGAAAGAGACAGGGCTCAGGACAAGTGCTGGGAAACCACCAAGACATGGAGGGCCAGGGGTGGTGCTCACATGTGTTTGGTGTTGTGAGGACATGTCCACGCCCACGCACACTCACAGGCTGCCAGCGCCCAGCCTCAGACCCCTTGGTGGGAGGCCAGCAGGAATGAGGTCAGTCTTGGGGAATCCGCCCTACGCTCCCATACCAGGTCTGGGGGTCTGACTTCAAGCACAAGGCTTGGCCTTCCCTGGGCTGGGATTTTCCATGGCCTGGGCCTAGTGGTGGGGAGGGAGAATCCATGATGGGGGGAGATGGTATTCCTCCCTCTTGGGCCTCTTCGTGAGCTCCAAACTAGCCTGCCCatacccccccgcccccacacatACCCTCCCACCCTAGACACCATCACCTCCGAGACTAGGGGAGGGTGCTGACCCATCATCCCTTGTAGCTATTCTTGGGCCCCTCTGGGAAGTCCTCCCTGACTAGGGAGGCCCCCTCTTCTGGGCTCTTATAACACCCACTTGCCCAATCACAGCACTGAAATGCCCCCCTCTGCTGTGTGTTCCTTCAGGGCAGGGTTGGATTTGATGCATATCAGCACACATGACTTGGCACTGAGTATACTACATCCAAGGGAGAAACGTCTTTGACCCTAAATGAACTCTGGGGCTCTGGGGGCCTTGGCCAGAGGCCTGCCTAAGCACCAAGCCCTCCCACTTCAGAAGCAGCCTTGCTTTTGCCCATCCCTCTCTGAATTAAGTGGCTCCCTTAAGAACTGGCGGGCCAAAGAGGGGCCCTAGAAACCTCACTGGCCTGGAGCCCAGAGGCCGAGTCCCAGGCCTGCCGCTGCCAACATCATGCTGTGACATTTGAGGCCTCAGTCTTCTCCTCTGCCCAGGGTGGGGCCCTTCTGGCTGAGCCCCACTCTGAGGTCTTGCATTCTAAGAAAAGCTGCTACAAAAGTCTAGCCCCCTTTGGATAGGGCTCTAGGAGCAGCCGATGGCTGGCCATAGCACACGCTGTGTAGGGAGGCTTCAAGTCCCTGGGGGAGGACCAGCTGGGTCGGGGCCAGGGTGGACCGGATGATGCATCCCTCACGCATCACAGAAGGCCCCTCCagctggttcctgtcctgagctcctcctgCAGGTTCTCAAAGTGGGATTCAGCACCAAACTTGAGTGCTATACCTTGGatgtgggggggcggggagggaggggtacCAGTGGGAACAGTCCTCTCCCTAGCCTTGGGCTCCAGCATCTGCCAGTGAGACAGAGGACCCTCAGCAGAGTCCCATACAGGAGTCAGCATGGCTGGAGACAGGCAGCAGTCCTGCCTACAGACAAAGGGGCAGAGGCTGGGGGGCAGTACCTGGGCCCCTGGACCCCACACGGCTCACCCCTCACCTGGTGACCTGGCGTAGTGACCTCAGTATGGAGCAGAGAATCATGGATAGAGGGCACTGATTATAGCCTGAAAGCAGCAGGTCAGGCAGGGGTGGAATGCATGTCTATggggagctgaacagaagacccTGAGCAAACTGACTGCCCACAGGGAGAGAGCAGAACAGGGAATTCTAAGAAAGCAGAGGATGGGCAGATGGCTGCCAGCCCTGGCCAGACCGCCAGTTGGCCTGTGTTTCTGCTGCGGTAGCTCTGCCTGCGAATAGCACTGTGGAGTTGCCCATCCGAGGACTGCCCTCTCCACTGGCTCCTCCTGGGCAGACGATTTGGGCCTACCCAGGACTAGGTCATATCTTCACTCTTCACCCCCTAAATAAGTGAGAGGGAAGCGCACCCAGGCCCACAGCTGCCTCCTGGGACTCTCCCCCAGGGCCAGGACTAGGGTGAGAAGGGTAAGGCACTAGCCTGGGGCACAAAATTTAATGGGGTGCCAACAACCTCAGTAATGAAGGTAAGTGATACGTTAATGCAATATTTTTAAGAAATCAAAATTAAGGCAAAAAACCCGTGATGAACAAAACATCAAATTTTCAAATAAAGACAGGATCAATACTGCtgattttcccttttgccttcaGCTGCAATGTGGCTCCGCATAGCAGTTACTGATTCTATTTAAAATCTTGGTATTTTGTTCATCACAGACGTTTTCCCATtaactttggttttcttttaaatatgGTAGTAAATATTACTCATTGTGATCACTGAGCTTGCTGGTGCCCCCTTAAACTTTATGGCTCAGAGCAAAGGCTCACTGGCCTCATGCTAGTCTCCACCTTGCAGCCTCCccctttccaaaaaccaaaaaccaaacccattgcctttgagttgattctgactcatagtgaccctacaggacagagtagaactgctccatagggtctctaaggagtggctggtggattagaagtgctaatcttttggctagcagccagctcttaactactcagcctcccccacaaaaaaaaaaaaaaaaaaaattagggagctCTTAATCATCTAGCAGGTTGTCTAGCCTGGACCCCTGCTTGGGGTGGAAGCCTCCTCTCTAACCTCCTGCCCTTCAGACCAAGCTCACTATGCTCAGTGATGGGGAACTTGCCACACCTCCAGGCGCATCCCCTCAGGCCTTTCTGACCCTGAAGACCCAGGTGTCTCAGGCTTCCTACCTCACCTGGCATGGGGACACCTCCAAGGGTGGAGGACTTACTTGCAATGAGGGAGAGACAGGGAGAAGGGCTCCTTTCCCTCTGTCCCCAGATGACCCAGGCCAGGTCAGGAAGGCGCCTCCTCCAAAGCCCAGCCAGGCCCTCCACTCCCTACCCCCAAAGCTAGGGTCAGGACCAAAGCTTGCCTGGCCAAATCCTGGCACCCATAATACCTGGGGATGGGGAAGTCTGGGAGGTGGGGCCCACTAGGGATGttggctgggggcagtgggtcCTTAGCAGCTCAGTGGAGGCCTTTGGTAAAGGATGAAGGAGGGGCCTGGCCGCCGAGAGCAGTTCATTAATGACCCGGCGGACCGACAGAGAGGCCCTGGGCACCAGGGCTTTGGGGGCCGATACTCACCGCGACCATTCTGGTTGGGTCTGTACACACTGCCCACACTGAGGCGGCCCTGCTGCGCGCCGTTCCTCTCCCCGCCGGGCGGGGGCGCGTCAGAGCTGCGCACGGGTAGGTAGGGCGGCTCCAGCACGCGGAAGGGAGGCTGCGGCTCCACTACCCGCGGCGGGACGTAGGCCTCGGGTGGCACGTTGGCGTAGGGCGGGTACCAGCCAAGGCGAGGGTCGCCGCCGTAGGCACCGCCGTTGCCCTGCGCCGTCGCGTCTGGGCTTGGGTCCGGGTAGGCCTGCTCGAAGCCCACGGTGCCCTCGTTGTACAGGCTGTGCGAGTAGCGGCGGTCCAGGCCGTCGGGGGACTGCGGCTGCAGCTGCGGCACGTAGGGCCTCTCTGGGGCCGGGTAGAAGGCCTGGGGCGGGTACTCGGGCTGCTCCTCGCCGCCGCCGTACTCCTCGTAGCGCACCCGGGGCTGGAAGGGGTAGATGACCCCCGCCGAGGCCACGGCCGCCGCCCCCGCGCCCACGCCGCCGCCCGCGCTGCGGTAGTACACGTAGCCCTGGTCGTAGGTCCGCGTGGCGGGGTCGTAGTTCTCGTACTGGCTGACGAAGGGCGCCTGCGGGTAAGGGAACTGCTGCGGAAAGGAGGGCGACTGGCGGTAGGTGGTGGCGAAGGCCGAAGCCGAGGCGGAGGCGGAGCCCCCATGCCGTTGCTGGGAGACGGAGGTGCGGGCCCGGGCCATGCCTGTGCTGTCCCCGACGGCCACCTCGCGCCAGTTGTCGGGCACCTGGCCGAAGCCGAATGGGTGCCGCGCCTGGCCGCGCACAGTGTCCGAGCCGATGCGCCCGGGCAGGGGAAAGGACGGGGCCTGCCGACGCCGGGGGCTTCCATGGCGGCGCCGCTGCGAAGCCTGGGGAGCGCCTGCCAACAGCACCCGGGAGCTACTTTCGGCGCCATGAGGCTCGGCCGGCACGTACTCTGAGCCCGAGTTGAGTAGGCTATACACCTGCCCGTTGTTCTCCCACTGGATCAGCTGCCGCCAGCGCCCCGGGTCTGAGCCCTGCCCCGGCTGCATCTGCTGCCCGTGCACCAGGACGCCGAGGCAGGTGCCCCACACCAGGGCCCCCAGCGGCCAGCCGGCCCGGGCCAGAGCCATGGTGGCCCCTCTGCAGAGGCCTGGTGAACAGAGAGGCTCTCAAGAGTGGCCTCCTGTGTGTGCTTCTCTTCCAACGACCTCGAGGACAGGACGGCTCCGTGCCTGCCCCAGCTCTAGCTTTGTCCATCCTGGCCTTGTCCCGAGCGGGACTGCTCCTCCGATGACAGCATTTCGAGGCCAAGGGgtcagggcagggcaggggcggTGCCCAGGGCTGCACGAGGCTCTCTGCAGGGCACCGGTCGGGGCAGGACCGCCTGGGGGCCTTACATGGCCAGCCCAGTACTGGCTGGCCGCTGGGCTGGCGCTTTCCCACTCTGAATGAATAAGCAACAGGCTGGGAGAGTTGGGAGGTTTCTAGCAGACCGGTCTGCCTGCTGGGGCTTCCTCCGCGGGGCCCTATGGTCCGCCGGGTTTTAGCTATGTGGCCTGTCCCACAGCTGCTATGCTGTCCCAGTCCCTAGTGCGCCCAGTCAAGCCACAGACCTGCCTCTGAGGAAGGGAGTGAGGCAGGGAATAAGCCGGGGCCTCTGGGGACTCAGACCTGGTAAGTGGGGCCCTGGCAGGCAGATCCTGACCATTCCTTTCTTTGGAAAGAACAGGACCCaacatccctggtctccacctttCTTACTGGCTTCTTGTTTAGGTTTGAAGGGTTCCCTGACTCCTGTCCACTCCAGCTTCTCCCCAGGACCCCTGAATTCCCTTTTCCCTTGTTCCGTGAAGCCAGTGCTAAGAGACACTTTCCCTTACTGGTGGGCCCCCTGGGGAGATGCGGAGCCAGGTCCATCCTCTAACTCCTGACCACAGGAATGGATATCCAGCCCTTAGCCCTGAGCACAAGGTGGCTGGAGCTTCAGCTTTTTTCCTTGCTGGCATACCTCTGGGCCCTACTAGCACAGTCTGTAGAATGGGAGTATGCCCCTGAGCTGAATAGGACTTGTGAAATTATGAGGGAGACCAACTTCTTATACATCATGTGTGATTTCCGTCCTGCATCTCTTGATTCTATCTAGCTTGGGAATAACCGAGTGTACACATGGATAAAATGAAACCCGGAGGCTGTTACCTTTGATCTGGGATGGGGCCACTGTGAAGCAGAGGTACCTGTCAGCATACAGGGAAGAGGGGAATTCAGAGCTGGGGCCTGGTCCTGTTGCTGTGATTAAGTCGCTggatgatcttgggcaagttcttTCCCCTCTCTGATCCAGTTGTCATATCTGATCAGTGGAGGATTAGGCCAGATGGCCCCTAAGGGTGTGTTGAGGGATTCTCTTTTCCCTCTGGGCTCAGTGGAGGTGGGAGGGATTCCAGAAGTTTGAACATTTTGCCCCCTGAGAAATCACAATCTGAGTGCTGTTTTTCAGGCCtcacctaggctgccttctccaACCTTGTGCCTGGGACCCAGAGGGCAGAAATTTCCCTCTTGTGCTTATAAGCCAGTTAGGAAGAACCTGCCCTTAGCTTGGGCCCTGCAGATTTCCCCTCTGCTTTGGAAACTCCTGAAGCCCAGGGGAGACAGCCAGAGTGGACTTTCCTCGGGCCCAGCgccctgcccccagccctgccAGGCAGCCTCTGTTCACCCATTGCACTGTCCTGCTGGACTGACGCTTGCTTCAGTGACACAGGGCATGCATCTAACCTTCAAAGCCTCCTAATCCAGCCGGGGACATGGGGGCTTCCAGCAACACCCCTGGCCAGCAACCAATCAACACTGACCCCTCAGCTTCGTGGCATGGGGTTTGCTCTATGACCCCAGACAGGACTCCTACAAGGAGCAACTAGTTTTGCTCAAGACACCATAATGGCATGGGGGCAGGCTCGCTGAGGGCCGGGACTTGGAGGGTTAAGccttccctcctgcctgcctgccccctGCAGCGCTGGCCTCAGCTGCTTAGAATCCCTGGGGTCCTGTAGGGCCCTCACGCCAGATGGGCAGCAGCACcaggagaggaggagaaggagaagtgGAAACAGGCCTCAGGGTACCCccaggaggggaggggaagaggagggATGGGGGGACAGAGATGGCTGCGAGGTAGTGGTGCCCCACTGGCCTATAATGGAGAAGGAGGACCCCTCTCCTGGTGTCTGGCGGGGGGCAAGGGTTGCCCAGGGACTTGGGAGCTGTGGGGAGATGTCCACACCATCAGGGCACCGCTGTCCCGCTCAGCCGCACAGCCCTCAGAGCCAGCTCTTTGCGTGAAACCCTAGCCGATGCTGGCTCCcgctcctttttcttttttcttaataagGTCGAATCAGAGTGAGTCAGAGAGCCAAGTTTCCTGTTAGGCTCTGTTTGAATAAACTCTGCTCTGAACATAGCTTGGGCCTCTAAACAGGCTCCCCCGGCCAGGGCTTCGGCCCTGCCAGCCGTCCCTGCTGAGACCCAAGACCTAGGGTCCACCGGATAACTGTAGTCCTGGCCACTCCCAGGGGGAAGCCTGTTCCGCTCTCAGAACTTCAAGGTCTTCATCTGTCACTTGGAGTAATAATACCTTAGTACTTCTCTTGCAGCACGTTTGGGAGGATGAAATGAAAAGTACCCAGCGCAATGCCAGGCATCCAGCcgctgttttcttttctcttaacTCCAGAGAGAAGAGAGGGCTTTGTCTCCCGAGGGTgcatttctctctttcctgttttTATCTCTCTTCTGTGTTCTTCATTGCTGGGGTGGGCCTTGCGCAGCCCAGAGCCTGGGAAGGCTCCTCCGCCTGCCCCCTGCCccgcctcctccctcccctctgccccTCCCTTTGACCTCTTTCTCCCTTCCAGTCTGGGTCTCCCGCAGTGGCTGACAAGGCCCAGCTGGGGCAGGGCCAGTGGCTCTGTGAGCCCAGGGGAGCCTGCCTGTTTCCTCCTCTCCACATGCGGGGTGAGGCACCTCAGTAGCTGGAGGTGGCCTAGTGTTCTTAGGTGGAAGCCTGGAGAATGCGGGTCTGAAAGAGACCTGAGCAGGCTGTGGAGGGTACAGAGCCTGGGTGAAATGAGGGCTGTACTCTCTCACACCAGGCCAGGCAGGGCCTGAGCTGACTGGGAGGGCAGTGGGGGAAGCAGCCCTGTCCCTACAGGCTGGATTCATACTTATATTTTTAAGACCCAGGCATGTGGTTGAGGCTTACCGCCAGCCTCTGCCACTAGGAACCAGTTTCAAGGAATCCTAGGAGGGCTCATGATATGGGGCTGAAGGAACCTGTTGACAGTGCACGACTTTATTATACACCTACTGTGTGCTTAGCTCCGGGCTGGACTGCCCTGTTGTTGGGACTCCTGTGGAGCAGCCAGCATATGCCGTGATACTGTGATGGAACTCCAAAAACatccaaagccaaacctgttgtccttgagtcaattctgactcttggtaaccctgtgtgttacagagtgtactgctctgtaaggttttcttgaccataatctttacagaagcagatcaccaggcctttcttccacgaaactgctaacctttcaggtagtagtcgAGCACGACTGGAAACCATTTGGGCCAACATTGgagctccaggctctggaaaatCATGGGGGAGAGAGAGGCCAGCAGGCCTGACTGGCAGAGGTTTTGGAGAGCAGAGAAGGGACCAGAGCTGTTGAGTCTCTCACTGCTGTAAGAGACCAGGAGacccgctgtgagtcagaaaggtTCTGATGGGGTGGGGGATGAGAACAGGCCCCAGGGTGCCCCTGTCCTCTTTCACCCAGGCTGCAGCGCTGGGTCTCCACCCTAAGACCACAGACTGTGGAGCCCTGGCCTAGGCACCTAGGTGGGTGGCTCAAGGCTGCGAGTGGGATTTGTGCTGAATTGGACATTGCAGCCCCAGCCTGGGCAGTGGAGGATGTGGACCCAGCTGCTGCCTCTGGGATGTGGGGCTGGAGGACGTGCTGAGTGAGGAGGCAGGGTGAGCTGGCACAGAAAGCGCTGACTATGCAGGGACAGGACCACCAAGTGACCACTGCCAGCTGGGCCTTGAGCACACCCCTCCCCTGCAGCCACATCTGGTGCAATGGCGGAGGAGGAAGGGGGAACTTGGGTCCCCAGAGCTAAAGCAGCCGTGGAGGGGGCCCGTGGAGGGGGCTGGACCCTTTGGTTTGGAAGTGTCTCTCTTCAGGGGCGGAACTCAGGAGCAGCCCGGAAGTGGGCGGGGGGGTTGAGGTCAGAGCCTGTGTGAGGGATtgatggggtgggggaagggaagcAACCCACCCTTCCTAGGACCTCGGGAATTCGATGGCTCTGGCCACTTACCACTCTGTTTTCTCTCCTAGCTATCCAGCCCCTCCCCCAAAGTTCCCTGGGGAATTGGAAATACCAGAACTGCTATAATAGTCTGGGCATGGGGCAAGGCTCAGTGGAGGCAGGAGGCCCCTACGGCCCCCTCGGCCACCAGCCCAGCCAGCTTCCCCCCTCCCTGACTTTCTCTCCCCCCAAAGAGTTTGGTGCAGGCGTGGCTTTGGGGCCTGCTCATGGGTAACCTTTGGATGCGGCTCCCCACCCCGCTCAGTGAgggccggggtggggggggagCTGGTGGAAGCAGGGAGCACCCTTATTACAGGATTGGGACAGAGAGGAGAGGCGCCTCATCCCAGGGACCTTGCCGGGTGGAGGGTTTGTGCTGTATTTGTTGGGTGGTGATGGGGGTCCTGCAGCCCTGCCTGCTCAGACTCAGGCAGGGGAATGCTGGGCGGGAAGGCCTCTTCTGTTAGGTAGCTCAACCAGCACAGGACGGGGAGGAGGCAACAGAGTCCCTTGCCCAAGGGAGGAGGGTGGCAGGACCAAGCAGGATGCCAGTCCCTTGGGCCGTAGCCCAACAAAGGCCTGGAGAGCGAGTAGGAGAACGAAGGCAGGACCACAATGGCTTTGACAAATAATAACCTGGTTAGACTAAGGGAAGactcctttctcctctctctctcttttcttttgccAGTAACACCCCCCCAtcttttcattcactcattcgtTTTCTCGGTCTCTGTCTCCCTCAGTCTGTCTTTGCCTCCATCCTGTCTTGCGGTCTCCACCTGTCTCTGTGTTTCCGTTCCTGCATATCTCTTTCTTTCTCACTCCTTCACTGTCTCTATCTCTACTGCTGTTTCTTCCCGTTACTCATTCATTAACCCATTCACTTGCCCAGTCACCTCGTTCCCTGGGTGCCTGCTGGAGTTACTGAGAAGCTTGATGCTAGCTGCTGGAGTTACTGAGAAGCCAGACCTGTCAGGGCCCCACAGAGCTCACGGACAAGACTGCGTTACAGGTCAGTGAACAGGCACAGGAGTCCCGGGTGGAGGTGATGGAATTATGCTGACTCTCATGACCTCTGAGAGGCATTTCTATTTCCCTCAGTCTCCATATCTGTCCATACATTCCTCCATCCACCTCTCTCCATCTGCGACTCTATCCTTGTTTCACCCTCATGAGGGAACTTGTTTCCTGCTTGCTGTAAGGGGGAAGGCAGTGGAGCTGAACAAGGGCAGGTGATCTGGGGGAGAGGATGGAGGTGAGCTACTAAAGGAGCAGGGCCCTGGGGGACAGTCTCACAGCAGTGCCTGTCCCAGGGCTGGGGACAGGCTGTATTCTCCAGGATGCCGTCCTACCCCAGGGCACTGTGCCTCAGTAAACTTCTGAGTCACAGCAATTTCCCAAGTTCCTCCAAGTCACCTGACACTTGAGATTCTCCTCAAAGAGGAATCCTTGCAGGCAGTTCTTGGGTGTGATAAGGACTGCAGTCACGGGTATAGATTAAGCTCCTcctatatgaaaccctggtggcgtagtggttaagtgctacggctgctaaccaaaaggttggcagtttgaatccgccaggcgctccttggaaactctatggggcagttctactctgtcctataaggtcgctatgagtcggaatcgactcgacggcagtgggtttggtttttggtttgttatgCCAAGGCACTGGACAAAGTAAGGTTCTTTATTGATGGTATTTCTTTAGTGTATGTGACCACCATCTCCAGCCCCCAGGAGTGCTTGTAGAGTCTAGGTTTGTCCCACTGGGATCTGGGAGAGGAAGGGGAACTGGGTGAAGGAAGAAGAATGGAGATAGCATATCAGAAATCTTccccttaattttttaaaaataacttttaatttCAGATTACAAAACAACTATGTCAAttacagaaaatttagaaaatacagaacGAGAAGAGAAAAAACAGCCCTCTGGCCGCCCCGTTccaggcttttttaaaaaattggaattGTATCTCCTATGTTGTTGTATGTTGTATAACCTGCTTTGTTCATGTAATAACATTTCATGAACATTTTCCCACATTAGGGTAACTGCCATGACCCACTGCTTTCTATTTCCCACTGATCACAGGAGCTCCCGCTGTCCAGAGGAAGGGGTAGGTGGTCAAGCCTTTGTTCCTCCAGATGGCCTCTATGCAGGATTGGGGGCGAGGGGCTGGCTCAGGAGGCTTCCAGCCTGCTTCTTTCCTGTTAGAGCCACATCCCCCTCAGGCCTGGACCTGGATCCTGAGCCCACAGGTCTTCATTTCCATTCCCCTTTGGTGGGTTTCACTCTGGGAGGTGGGATTAGCAAAGAGATCCAAGTTGGGGCATCTCAGCCCACTAATTGAGATGGGAAGGGGTGGTGGGGTGGCTTTAATTCCTGTCTGCCTAGGAGGCCAGCCACTTCAGGCAAAACCACTTCCTCTTGTGGTATTGGAAGAACCAGACTTTCTCCGGCcatagaggaaaaagaaaaaaaaaaaaaaccacccaaaccagttgctgtggagttgatcccaactcatggcgaccccacgtgtgccagagtagaactgtgctccataggattttcagtggctgattttttggaagtagattcctaGGCATTtttctctgaggtgcctctgggtagacttaaactgAAAACACCGCCCAAAGACTCCTTCTGAGCCGGGGAAAGTTCGGTAACAAATGCTGCTCCCTGGGGCAGGCAGTGCCTCTGGTGTTACATCTACATAACTAAGAAGGAACTTTCAGGAACTCTTCACTGACCCCAAAAGACCTCTCCAAGAACCTCTTGTATTGCCTAAGGAGGAGAAGCATCTGTgaacttatattaaaaaaaaaaaaaaaagcaactttaaaattttagcatcacatacatacataaaggCGCACAGATCCTAAGGGCTCTGCTTGATGAATGATCCCAAATGCACACACCCAGGTAACTGcccacccagatcaagaaatgGAGCTGCACGGTAGCGGGCAACTTCTGACAGGAAGCTCCTTAAAGTTCTGCCTATGTTGGCAGCCGGCTATTTATAAAACTTCCACTTCAAGATTTTCAGTGAATGAATTATGTGGATAAATCATAATTGAATTAATAACCTCCTCCCTTTGttgattttaacttttttttttattattattataaatggtgCTGTAATGAGCACTGTATTAGCTTcccagggctgccgtaacaaattgccacaagctgggtggcttaaaataacagaactttattctctcacaattctggagactGGGAATCAGAAACCAAGGTGTCTGAAGGTTCTAGGGGAGTCCTTTGGTGGAGTAAATGATTAAGataattaagtgcttggctacaaactgaaaagttggtggttcgaatccacccagagtcgcctgggaagaaagccctagtgacctacttccaaaagctcacagccattgaaaactacgGAGTCCGGTTCTACCCTGAAACATGTGGGGCAGTCATGAGTTAaagtcaactagacagcaattattttttttttatcgttaTTTACactaatggcaactggtttggtttttggttttctccccactagaatgtaagcagaggaaccctggtgacgccgtgattaagcacttggctgctaaccaaaaggttgatgatttgaacccaccaacagctctgcgggagaaagctgtggcaatctgcttccacagggatttacagccttgccaaggtcatggaagctccacagatacatccagactccctaagggaccgaattactgggccgagggctatggggaccatggtttcggggaacatctagctcattgGGCatattgtaaagaaaatgttttacattttactttggtgagtagtgtctgggttcttaaaagcttgtgagtggccatctaagatgctccactggtctcaccccatctggagcaagagagaatgcagaaaacaaaagacacaagggaaagattagtccaaaagtctaatggaccacaagtaccatacCATAGCCTCTGCCaaactgagcccagcacaactagatggtgcctggctaccaccaccgactgcttgacagggatcacaatagaggctcctggtcagagctggagaaaaatgtagaacaa comes from Loxodonta africana isolate mLoxAfr1 chromosome 13, mLoxAfr1.hap2, whole genome shotgun sequence and encodes:
- the LOXL1 gene encoding lysyl oxidase homolog 1 — protein: MALARAGWPLGALVWGTCLGVLVHGQQMQPGQGSDPGRWRQLIQWENNGQVYSLLNSGSEYVPAEPHGAESSSRVLLAGAPQASQRRRHGSPRRRQAPSFPLPGRIGSDTVRGQARHPFGFGQVPDNWREVAVGDSTGMARARTSVSQQRHGGSASASASAFATTYRQSPSFPQQFPYPQAPFVSQYENYDPATRTYDQGYVYYRSAGGGVGAGAAAVASAGVIYPFQPRVRYEEYGGGEEQPEYPPQAFYPAPERPYVPQLQPQSPDGLDRRYSHSLYNEGTVGFEQAYPDPSPDATAQGNGGAYGGDPRLGWYPPYANVPPEAYVPPRVVEPQPPFRVLEPPYLPVRSSDAPPPGGERNGAQQGRLSVGSVYRPNQNGRGLPDLVPDPNYVQASTYVQRAHLYSLRCAAEEKCLASTAYAPEATDYDVRVLLRFPQRVKNQGTADFLPNRPRHTWEWHSCHQHYHSMDEFSHYDLLDAATGKKVAEGHKASFCLEDSTCDFGNLKRYACTSHTQGLSPGCYDTYNADIDCQWIDITDVQPGNYILKVHVNPKYIVLESDFTNNVVRCNIHYTGRYVSTTNCKIVQS